In Sparus aurata chromosome 3, fSpaAur1.1, whole genome shotgun sequence, the following are encoded in one genomic region:
- the LOC115579424 gene encoding major histocompatibility complex class I-related gene protein-like translates to MKILVFLALLGTGLHDAAAVTHSLKYFYTASSGVPNFPEFVSVGLVDELQIDHYDSNTRKDMPKQDWMNKVTQDRAGYWERETELRLGAQQVFKGNIEIAKQRFNQTGGVHILQQMYGCEWDDETGEVNAFRQFGYDGEDFIALDLKTLTYIAPKQQAVITKHKWDHDKGHIGFIKQYYTHDCIDWVKKYVDYGRSVLLRTELPSVSLLQKTPSSPVSCLATGFYPHRASLVWRKDGEELHEEVDHGETLPNHDGTFQMSVDLDVSSVTPEDWKRYDCVFQLSGVKEDRVITLDKAVIRTNEEKLNLIAIIVAAVAVLALVIAGIGFFIYKKKSVKRPPSPVSNPEVMEQLNPQPQA, encoded by the exons ATGAAGATCTTGGTGTTTCTGGCTCTCCTGGGAACAGGTCTACATGACGCGGCGGCAG TGACTCACTCTCTGAAGTATTTCTACACTGCATCTTCTGGAGTCCCAAACTTCCCAGAGTTTGTGTCTGTTGGGTTGGTTGATGAACTTCAGATAGATCACTATGACAGTAACACCAGGAAAGACATGCCCAAACAGGACTGGATGAACAAAGTCACACAAGACAGAGCTGGCTACTGGGAAAGGGAGACTGAGCTCCGTTTGGGTGCCCAGCAGGTCTTCAAGGGCAACATTGAAATTGCAAAGCAGCGTTTCAACCAAACTGGag gtgtccacATTCTTCAGCAGATGTAcggctgtgagtgggatgatgagactggAGAAGTCAATGCTTTTAGGCagtttggttatgatggagaagacttcATAGCATTGGACCTGAAGACACTGACATACATCGCTCCAAAACAACAGGCTGTCATCACCAAACACAAGTGGGATCATGACAAAGGTCATATTGGATTCATAAAGCAGTACTACACCCATGACTGCATTGACTGGGTGAAGAAGTATGTGGACTATGGGAGGAGcgttctgctgagaacag agcttccctcagtgtctctcctccagaagactccctcctctccagtcagctgcctcgctacaggtttctaccctcacagagcctcactcgtctggaggaaagatggagaggagcttcatgaggaggtggaccacggagagaccctccccaaccacgatggaaccttccagatgagtgttgacctggacgtttcatcagtcacacctgaagactggaagaggtacgactgtgtgtttcagctctctggtgtgaaggaggacaGAGTCATCACACTGGACAAAGCAGTGATCAGAACCAACGAAG AGAAGCTCAACCTGATTGCCATCATCGTCGCTGCTGTGGCTGTTCTCGCCCTCGTCATCGCTGGCATTGGATTCTTCATTTACAAGAAGAAGAGCG tcaaaCGCCCTCCATCTC CTGTGAGCAACCCTGAGGTCATGGAGCAACTGAACCCACAACCACAAGCCTGA
- the LOC115579422 gene encoding H-2 class I histocompatibility antigen, Q9 alpha chain-like isoform X1 has protein sequence MKILVFLALLGTGLHDTAAVTHSLKYFYTASSGVPNFPEFVNLGMVDDMQIDYYDSNTRKAEPKQDWMSRVTADDPQYWQRQTEQSVGTQQAFKANIDTAKQRFNQTGGVHIVQRMYGCEWDDETNEVNVFSQDGYDGEDFIVFDLKRETWIAPKQQAVITKHKWDNNKAKIAQAKQYFTQICPEWLKKYLDYGRSVLLRTDLPSVSLLQKTPSSPVSCLATGFYPHRASLVWRKDGEELHEEVDHGEILPNHDGTFQMSVDLNLSSVTPEDWTRYDCVFQLSGVKEDIITKLDKAVIRTNEGKTGIKSIDEKDNTTAIIIAAVAVIAVVLIAVIGFMTYKKKKAICTSSSDNKSNKSEQSEPSEPEQKKTLLPNASA, from the exons ATGAAGATCTTGGTGTTTCTGGCTCTCCTGGGAACAGGTCTACATGACACGGCAGCAG TGACTCACTCTCTGAAGTATTTCTACACTGCATCTTCTGGAGTCCCAAACTTCCCAGAGTTTGTGAATCTTGGGATGGTTGATGACATGCAGATAGATTACTATGACAGTAACACCCGGAAAGCTGAACCCAAACAGGACTGGATGAGCAGAGTCACAGCAGATGATCCTCAGTACTGGCAGAGACAGACTGAGCAATCTGTGGGCACCCAGCAGGCCTTCAAAGCCAACATTGACACTGCAAAGCAGCGCTTCAACCAAACTggag gtgtccacATTGTCCAGCGGATGTAcggctgtgagtgggatgatgagactaATGAGGTTAATGTGTTTTCCCAGGatggttatgatggagaagacttcATTGTTTTTGACCTGAAGAGAGAAACATGGATCGCTCCAAAACAACAGGCTGTCATCACCAAACACAAGTGGGATAATAACAAAGCTAAGATAGCACAGGCCAAGCAGTACTTCACCCAGATTTGTCCTGAGTGGCTGAAGAAGTATTTGGACTATGGGAGGAGcgttctgctgagaacag atctcccctcagtgtctctcctccagaagactccctcctctccagtcagctgcctcgctacaggtttctaccctcacagagcctcactcgtctggaggaaagatggagaggagcttcatgaggaggtggaccacggagagatcctccccaaccacgatggaaccttccagatgagtgttgacctgaacctttcatcagtcacacctgaagactggacgaggtacgactgtgtgtttcagctctctggtgtgaaggaggacatcatcaccaaactggacaAAGCAGTGATCAGAACCAACGAAGGAAAGACTGGAATCAAAAGTATTGACG AGAAAGATAACACGACCGCCATCATCATCGCTGCAGTGGCTGTTATTGCTGTCGTCCTCATCGCTGTCATTGGATTCATGacttacaaaaagaagaaag CCATCTGCACTTCATCTAGTGACAACAAGTCCAACAAATCTGAGCAGTCTGAGCCGTCTGAGCCtgaacagaagaaaacactCCTACCAAACGCATCAGCCTGA
- the LOC115579422 gene encoding H-2 class I histocompatibility antigen, Q9 alpha chain-like isoform X2: MKILVFLALLGTGLHDTAAVTHSLKYFYTASSGVPNFPEFVNLGMVDDMQIDYYDSNTRKAEPKQDWMSRVTADDPQYWQRQTEQSVGTQQAFKANIDTAKQRFNQTGGVHIVQRMYGCEWDDETNEVNVFSQDGYDGEDFIVFDLKRETWIAPKQQAVITKHKWDNNKAKIAQAKQYFTQICPEWLKKYLDYGRSVLLRTDLPSVSLLQKTPSSPVSCLATGFYPHRASLVWRKDGEELHEEVDHGEILPNHDGTFQMSVDLNLSSVTPEDWTRYDCVFQLSGVKEDIITKLDKAVIRTNEEKDNTTAIIIAAVAVIAVVLIAVIGFMTYKKKKAICTSSSDNKSNKSEQSEPSEPEQKKTLLPNASA; this comes from the exons ATGAAGATCTTGGTGTTTCTGGCTCTCCTGGGAACAGGTCTACATGACACGGCAGCAG TGACTCACTCTCTGAAGTATTTCTACACTGCATCTTCTGGAGTCCCAAACTTCCCAGAGTTTGTGAATCTTGGGATGGTTGATGACATGCAGATAGATTACTATGACAGTAACACCCGGAAAGCTGAACCCAAACAGGACTGGATGAGCAGAGTCACAGCAGATGATCCTCAGTACTGGCAGAGACAGACTGAGCAATCTGTGGGCACCCAGCAGGCCTTCAAAGCCAACATTGACACTGCAAAGCAGCGCTTCAACCAAACTggag gtgtccacATTGTCCAGCGGATGTAcggctgtgagtgggatgatgagactaATGAGGTTAATGTGTTTTCCCAGGatggttatgatggagaagacttcATTGTTTTTGACCTGAAGAGAGAAACATGGATCGCTCCAAAACAACAGGCTGTCATCACCAAACACAAGTGGGATAATAACAAAGCTAAGATAGCACAGGCCAAGCAGTACTTCACCCAGATTTGTCCTGAGTGGCTGAAGAAGTATTTGGACTATGGGAGGAGcgttctgctgagaacag atctcccctcagtgtctctcctccagaagactccctcctctccagtcagctgcctcgctacaggtttctaccctcacagagcctcactcgtctggaggaaagatggagaggagcttcatgaggaggtggaccacggagagatcctccccaaccacgatggaaccttccagatgagtgttgacctgaacctttcatcagtcacacctgaagactggacgaggtacgactgtgtgtttcagctctctggtgtgaaggaggacatcatcaccaaactggacaAAGCAGTGATCAGAACCAACGAAG AGAAAGATAACACGACCGCCATCATCATCGCTGCAGTGGCTGTTATTGCTGTCGTCCTCATCGCTGTCATTGGATTCATGacttacaaaaagaagaaag CCATCTGCACTTCATCTAGTGACAACAAGTCCAACAAATCTGAGCAGTCTGAGCCGTCTGAGCCtgaacagaagaaaacactCCTACCAAACGCATCAGCCTGA